In the genome of Sulfurimonas autotrophica DSM 16294, the window ATTGTCATTGGTTATGATGTCAAACATTTTTCGCCATAATATACCTAGTTTTTTCCTGTCAATTGTCGCCTGTGACTCTTCTATCATCGTATCAATACGTTTATTGTGATACCCCACCAGATTAAAACCGCCCGGTTTATCGCTTTTAGAGTGCCAGAACATATACGGGTCAGGTGTAGGAGAGAGTCCCCAGCCCAGAAGCACCGTATCGAACTTGTGCGGGAAAACCACCATATTTAAAAAAGCCTGCCACTCCATAACGCGCAGTTTTACAATAACACCTGCTTTTTTGAGCTGATACTGCAGTATCTCCGCCGCATAGGGGCGGATAGAACTCGCATTTGAGGTGGCTATTTCAAATGTAAAAGGGTGTTTTTCATCATAGCCTGCCTCTTTTAAAAGTCTTTTTGCCTTTTGTATATTTTGTCTAGGTGCTTTGACATCGGGGTTAAAAGCAAGTGTTCCCGGTAAAAAAGGGCCTGTACATACTTTGGCATGTTTTAAGAAGAGTATGTCAATTAACTCCTGTCTGTTAATCGCCAAAGAGAGTGCACGTCTTATGTTAGGATTTTGAAACTTCTTTTTTCGCAGATTAAATCCAAGATATGTATAAGAGAGACTGATTTTCTCATATATATTGAAAGTATCAAAAAACTCTTTTTTAAGCTGCCTTTCATACACAAATGGTTCAACACTGCCCACATCAAGCTGAGCAGATTTAAGCATTAAAAACCGTGTCATGGCATCGCCAATTACATGAAAAGAGATAGTGTCTATTTTTGCTCTTCCCTCGAAATACTCATCAAAAGCTGAGAGTTCTATATTTTTAGAATATTCCAGCTGTTTGAGTTTATAGGCTCCCGTACCTATCGGATGGGTGTTAAAAGAAGAATTCATCAGATTTTTTTCATTTTTTAAAATATGTTCAGGCAGTATGCCCATCATCCATGTTTCTAAGGCTTTAAAGTAAGGTTTGGTGTATGTGACCTCAATTTTATAATCATTGAGTATCTTCACGCTTTTAACAAATCGAAAATCCGAACTGTAGGGTGAAGCTATTTTATCTGAAATGAGTATTTTATAGGTAAAAAGCACATCTTTTGCGGTGAATTTTTTCCCGTCATGCCATAAAACATTTTTCTTGAGTTCAAACACAAGTGTTTTGTTATTTTTAAAATAAAACTTCTCTGCCAAATTGCCTATAATCTCTTTGGAATCTTTATCATACTTTACAAGCCCGTTAAATAAAAAGCTGGTAATTTCCGCCGAGGAAGAGTCCGTTGCCAAAATCGGGTTAAGCCTTGCAGGGTTTGAAGAGGTTGCAAGATGCAGGGTCGCAGCATCTACATGTAAACACAGATATAAAAAAAGAAAAACAAACAGGCGTATCATTATTGTACTGTTTTATCATTTATCATAAGTTTTGCATCTTGAAAATGTATGTCAAAATAAACTGAATCGGCATCTTTTTTGACATAAGAGGCAATCGTAGGTGCCATAGGAGAATCTTCAATCAGTTTCAAATAGAGTGCATTTGCCAGTTTTATGTTCATATCCATCTCTATATTTGAAAGCAAAAGCATAGGAGTAATTTTGCTTTTAGCTGCGAGGTCTTTGTCTGCTTTGACTTTTAAATCACTTTGAATTTTCATACTGCCGAGTTCTTCTACTTTATTGATAGTAATGTTTTGCAGCGATATATCTGATACCTTTACATGTAACCCATGCGAGAGCAGCGTGAGCAGACTTTTTTGCATTTTTTGCTGTAGCAGTGCTTTGTTCATAGTTTTTGATTGTGCCAGTAATAGAGAAAAATTTTCATAACTTTGTTTATCTAGTGCATTGACGGATATATCGCTGTTAAATGTTTGAAGTGAAAAATCTATCTTTTTAGAGTGAAACACTAAACTCTCTATAAAACTTTTTGAACGTAAAGCTACCTTTTCATTTTTCACAGTAGATGTGGAAGATACGTCAAGCTTATCAAGACTTATATTTATATCATCTTGGGGACTTTTAAACAAAAGATTTATAAAAAAGACTTTCGTGCTGCTTGTATATTTTGAAAATGACTCAAAATCACTGCTGCTTCGTAAAGTATTGATATCTGCTGAAAAAATATTGATGCCGTCATTGACATCAAATTTCATTTTATTTAAAGTAAATGACAAACGTTTCGGTGCCAGTATATCTCCATGACCCCTAAAACGCGCACCTTGTAATTGCATCAAAAGTTTCGCACCGTCTTTAAACGTGTAAGCATCATCTATGTCTTTTATAAAACCGTTAAAGTCTTTACTTACTAAATTGTATTCTATATGATAAAGAATCCCTTTTGAAGCAAGAAAATGCACAAAATGTTTGTAAGCATCCGGATCATTCATTTGCATTTCCTGCATCAATGTGCTTGAGAGACGCAACATATATATCTGCAGAGTGATTGCTTTTGAAAAAGGGATATTGCTGTACTGGGCATCAACCGCTAGGGTTACACCGCTCAATATTTTTTTGACATAAGAGGGCATTTTGGTTTTTGTATACGCACTTACATAATTTGTAAAAGCATCGGCATTTTGTAAAACAAATTCAAAATGCTTTTTTGTGTTGAGATAACCGCTATCACCCGTAACACGTTTGAGCACTAAGCCGTTTACTTTTAAGGCTTCTACATTCTCATCTATGAGTTTTTGCATGAAAGTATTTCCAATCAATGGAGCAAGAATAATAAGAAGAATAATCAGTATAGATGCAATAAGTGTCGTTTTTTTCATATAAAAATACCTGTTTGAGTTATTAAGATACAGACATTATATAGTAATAGAATTAATTTATTTTGATGGAGTAAAAAAAGATTTTACCAATGCAAAAGCATTGATAAAAAAGGTACCAAACGATTAACGTTTAGAGAATTGACGAGAACGACGAGCTTTACGCTTACCTGGTTTCTTACGTTCAACAACACGTGAATCACGAGTCATCATACCCTCAGGTTTAAGAGTTGCTTTTAATTCCGGGTTAAATGCTACAAGTGCACGAGAAATACCGTGACGAAGTGCATCTGCCTGACCACCGAAACCACCACCTAAAGTAGTTGCTACGATATCAACATTCGCATCTTGCTTAGTGATTACAAGTGGTTGTTTAACACGAAGTTTTTTCGCTTCAAGTCCACCTAACCATGCATCTAATGAAAGACCGTTGATAGTGATTTTACCTGTTCCTGGAGTTAACCATACTTTTGCTATAGACGCTTTACGACGACCAGTTGCATATATTTTCTTTGCCATATAATCAGTCCTTATTTAGCAATTTGTGCAGTGTGAGGATGTTCAGCACCAGCATAAATTTTTAATTTTTTAAGCATTTTAGCACCAAGCTTAGTTTTAGGAAGCATACCGCGAGTCGCTAATTTGTATAGTTTCTCAGGATTTTTTTCTAAAAGCTCAGTCATTTTAACACTTCTTGTGCTACCGAAGTAACCTGAGTGAGAAAAATATTCTTTATTTGCTATTTTTCCAAGACCGTTAAATTTTGCCTTAGAAGCATTGATGATAACTACGTAGTCACCACAGTCGATATTAGGAGTAAAACATGCTTTGTTCTTACCACGAAGTATAGTAGCTACTTCAGTGATCATACGACCGAATGTTTTACCCTCAGCATCAATCAAAACCCATTTTTGATCGATTTGTTCAGGAGTTGCAATTTTTGTAAATTTCATTCTCGAACCCTTCAAGTAATTTTATTTGATGGAAGTATAGCCGCATAAACTTACAAATAACTGAATTTAAGTCATTTATAAGGTTTTGCAACCCTTTATATCCGACTTTATGTTAGAATGTGAAACTTACATCCTAATGAGGTTTAAAAGTATAGCATGAATATAAAAAGTAATATATGGTTTGAAAATGACAAGCATGGTTTTTTTGGTAAAGGACGCATCGAACTCCTAGAAAAAATAAATGAATATGGTTCCATAAGTGCTGCCGCAAAAGCTATGAAGATGAGCTATAAGGCAGCTTGGGATGCTATAAATGAAATGAATAATTTATCTGAAACTCCAATAGTAAAAAGAGAGAGTGGGGGAAAAGGAGGCGGAGGCACAGTTCTTACCGAGCAAGGGCATATTACTATTGCATTATATAAAAAACTTGAAAAGATGCAGAAACATTTTTGGAATTCTATCGAAAGTATCGGTGATGATATAGATTTACTAGAAAATTTTTCAAAAAGAATGACCTTTCAAACAAGTGCTAGGAACCAACTACTTGCAGCTGTCACAAATATTGATACAACGAAACTAGGTGCAACTTTAACATTAGTCTTATCCGGAGGAGAAAATATAAAGGTATATATAACCCGTCGCAGTTTGGATGAAATGCAGATTACAAATACAACAAAACTTTTTGTTTTATTAAAATCATCATGGATTGAAGTATCAAACAACTCTAAAGAAGGCTGCAACAATATACCTTGCAAACTTACAAATATCACAACAGATTCACATAATGCAGAAATTGATCTGCTTACATCCGGCGGAAATGCCTTAACTGCCTCTTTAAGTTTAAAATCTTTTAAAGATCTTTCATTACGAGAAGGTGACACTGCATGGATGTATTTTAAACCATCCAATGCAATAGTAGCTCTTTAGCGTTACAAACTGTAACGTATCGTTATGTATTTTTAAATATAACGATATATTTGAATTTTTCGTTATATATTTTATTATACTACGGTACAACTAACATGGAGAAAAAACAATGTATCGTAAATATTCGTTTATACTATTAACACTCGGCTTACTCACGCCAATACTTATGGCGGACACTCCCAAGGAGGCAATCAAAACAAACAATCAACTTGTATATGAAAAGCAAAAAAGCGTAAACAGTGTTGGCAAAATGTTTTCAAACGGAGAGTTTTTCGGCCGTCTTCGCTCAAATACATTTTCTTATACATGGGAGAAAGAGACTGCAACATATAAAGATTATCTTATCAGCGGTTTAGGCGGTTCTTTGGTTTATAAAAGCGCCCGTTTTAATGCTGTTTCTTTTGGCGTGGGACTTTACTATTCACATGCCTTTTTTAATGATTCAAAATACCCTGTAAACACATTAACAAAAGGAAAAGATCTGCTCAGCAGGTTTGATTTTGTCAATACCGGCAGTAAAGATATGGCTGTGCTTGGACAGGCTTACATAGATTATACCGGCATAAAGCATACAAAAATCACTCTAGGTCGTCAGCTTGTTGAGACTTTTTATACAAAAAGCAATGATACAAAGATGATACCAAACACTTTCGATGGTGTTGTTTTAGAAAATGCTTCACTGCCATCTACAAAAATAAAACTTGCTTACCTCGTAAAACAAAAGCTGCGTGACCATACGGCAGCACACTCTGTTCTTATGTACGGCGATGCAAATTCCACCTCTTCACTGCGTCCCGAGTGGAGCGAAAATGATGACTCGGCTATGCATAAAGGTTTGACATATACAGCTTTAAAAGCAGCCGGCGTTTCCACAGATGCGCCGCTAATAACAGGAGATTTACACAACACTTCTATTAAAAATCTCAAAACAGATCTTTCTTTTTACTATGTACCTGAACTGCTCAGTGAGCTTATGGCTGAAGCAAATTACAATATTGCGTTTGCAGGTTTCACGCTTACGCCGGGACTGCGCTATATTAAACAGATAGATGACAAAGCCGGATCAATCGGCGGTGCTGCCTACAATGCAAGCGCTGCTTCTCTTGCAGGGTATAAAAATCCCAATTCACTTGATTCACAGATGCTTGCAGCCAGAATAGTTCTAAAAATCAAGAACTATAAAGTGAATATCGGGTATTCAAAAGTTTTTGACGAAGCCGACCTTATTACCCCATGGAGAGGCTTTCCGACAAGCGGATACACACGTTCTATGGCAAGATACAATTGGCAGGCAAATACAAAAAGTTACCGCATTGAACTTGTAAGAAATGCAAACAAAACAGGCATTTACAAAAATACATTCATACAGGCTTCTGTATTACATACGGATGCAGACGAGAAAAAAGGCTATTTTGATGAAAACTATTACTACATAGGTTTTGTTCAAAATCCCCTCCAAAACCTGCAATGGAGACTCCGTTTAGGGTATCAGGATACAAAAAAAGTTGACGGTGACGGACTTGACAGCCGTTTGGAACTGAATTATCTCTTTTAGGAAAGAAAATGAAAAAAATAATAACAGCACTTCTTTTTATAAGTTTTTCTCTTTATGCCAAAAGTATAAATGTGGCTGTAGCGGCAAATGTAAGCTATGCCATTCATAACCTTGTAAATGAATTTAACAAGCACCATCCCGATGCAAAAGTACAAATCACACTGGGAAGCAGCGGAAAACTCACGGCACAAATACACAACGGTGCGCCTTATGATATTTTGATGTCTGCTAATATGAAATATCCAAATGCTTTGTATAAAAACTCTCTGGCAATCACAAAACCCGTCGTATATGCAAAGGGTGCTCTTGCAATGTTGAGTACAAAAAAAAGAGACTTTACCGGAGGCATTCACATAGTGACTGACAAAAACATCAGAAGAATTGCCATCGCAAATCCAAATACTGCACCTTATGGCAAAGCAGCTGTTGAAGCACTCAAAAGTGCCGGCTTGTATGCAGAAGTCAAGAACAAGTTTATTTATGGAGAATCTGTCTCTCAAACCGTAGCCTATACCGTAACGGCGGCAGATTTGGGCTTTATTGCCAAATCGTCCCTCTTTTCACCCAAAATGAAACAGTATAAAAAAGGTATAAATTTCATAGACGTAGACCCAAAACTCTACACGCCCATTAAGCAGGGTATAGTTTTGCTCAAACGTGCTGCTGACAATGCAGATGCACAGGCTTTTTACACATTTGTACTCTCAAAAAAGTGTAAAAATATTTTCAAAACATACGGGTACCAGGTACAATGAGTCACATCATAGCTCAAGTTCAAGAGATTCAAAGTGTGCAAAATCTCAATATTCTCAGCTTTACATGTAAAGATATAGCACTTAAAATGATGAGTCTGGATTTAAACGATACGATTACAAAAGACTCACAGGTAATGCTTACATGTAAGCCTACGGCAATAGCCATCGGTAAAAATATACAGGGCGAGCTCAGCTATGCAAACCAGTTACATGTAACAATTGTATCATTAGAAGTCGGTCAGCTTTTATGTGCATTAAAATTACAGTTTAAAGAATTTGTTTTGGAGTCTATCATTACAACAGATTCCCAAAAAAGAATGCAGCTGCAAGCAGGAGACGAAGTCACCGCACTTATAAAGTCGAGTGATTTATCTATAAAAGAGGTGCTTTAATGAATTATGAACCTTTTGTCATATCATTTAAACTTGCAGCTTTGACGGCTTTGATACTTTTTT includes:
- a CDS encoding peptide-binding protein produces the protein MIRLFVFLFLYLCLHVDAATLHLATSSNPARLNPILATDSSSAEITSFLFNGLVKYDKDSKEIIGNLAEKFYFKNNKTLVFELKKNVLWHDGKKFTAKDVLFTYKILISDKIASPYSSDFRFVKSVKILNDYKIEVTYTKPYFKALETWMMGILPEHILKNEKNLMNSSFNTHPIGTGAYKLKQLEYSKNIELSAFDEYFEGRAKIDTISFHVIGDAMTRFLMLKSAQLDVGSVEPFVYERQLKKEFFDTFNIYEKISLSYTYLGFNLRKKKFQNPNIRRALSLAINRQELIDILFLKHAKVCTGPFLPGTLAFNPDVKAPRQNIQKAKRLLKEAGYDEKHPFTFEIATSNASSIRPYAAEILQYQLKKAGVIVKLRVMEWQAFLNMVVFPHKFDTVLLGWGLSPTPDPYMFWHSKSDKPGGFNLVGYHNKRIDTMIEESQATIDRKKLGILWRKMFDIITNDNPYLFLYISNSITAVNKDIKHIEPALGGIWHNYIQWEKN
- the rpsI gene encoding 30S ribosomal protein S9, which produces MAKKIYATGRRKASIAKVWLTPGTGKITINGLSLDAWLGGLEAKKLRVKQPLVITKQDANVDIVATTLGGGFGGQADALRHGISRALVAFNPELKATLKPEGMMTRDSRVVERKKPGKRKARRSRQFSKR
- the rplM gene encoding 50S ribosomal protein L13; amino-acid sequence: MKFTKIATPEQIDQKWVLIDAEGKTFGRMITEVATILRGKNKACFTPNIDCGDYVVIINASKAKFNGLGKIANKEYFSHSGYFGSTRSVKMTELLEKNPEKLYKLATRGMLPKTKLGAKMLKKLKIYAGAEHPHTAQIAK
- a CDS encoding TOBE domain-containing protein, with the protein product MNIKSNIWFENDKHGFFGKGRIELLEKINEYGSISAAAKAMKMSYKAAWDAINEMNNLSETPIVKRESGGKGGGGTVLTEQGHITIALYKKLEKMQKHFWNSIESIGDDIDLLENFSKRMTFQTSARNQLLAAVTNIDTTKLGATLTLVLSGGENIKVYITRRSLDEMQITNTTKLFVLLKSSWIEVSNNSKEGCNNIPCKLTNITTDSHNAEIDLLTSGGNALTASLSLKSFKDLSLREGDTAWMYFKPSNAIVAL
- the modA gene encoding molybdate ABC transporter substrate-binding protein → MKKIITALLFISFSLYAKSINVAVAANVSYAIHNLVNEFNKHHPDAKVQITLGSSGKLTAQIHNGAPYDILMSANMKYPNALYKNSLAITKPVVYAKGALAMLSTKKRDFTGGIHIVTDKNIRRIAIANPNTAPYGKAAVEALKSAGLYAEVKNKFIYGESVSQTVAYTVTAADLGFIAKSSLFSPKMKQYKKGINFIDVDPKLYTPIKQGIVLLKRAADNADAQAFYTFVLSKKCKNIFKTYGYQVQ
- a CDS encoding TOBE domain-containing protein; translation: MSHIIAQVQEIQSVQNLNILSFTCKDIALKMMSLDLNDTITKDSQVMLTCKPTAIAIGKNIQGELSYANQLHVTIVSLEVGQLLCALKLQFKEFVLESIITTDSQKRMQLQAGDEVTALIKSSDLSIKEVL